The Microcoleus sp. FACHB-831 genome segment GCAAATCGCCGCGCCGTGCCTACCCACCCGGTCAGCACGGTCAAGCCCGCAAGAAGCGCTCTGAATATGCTATTCGACTTGAGGAAAAGCAGAAACTCCGCTTCAACTACGGCTTGAGCGAAAAACAGTTGCTGCGTTACGTGCGTAGAGCCAGACGCGCTACAGGTTCAACTGGTCAAGTGCTGCTGCAACTGCTGGAAATGCGCCTTGATAATACCGTCTTCCGCATGGGGATGGCTCCTACTATCCCCGGCGCTCGCCAGTTGGTGAATCACGGTCACATTACAGTCAACGGGCGCGTGGTCAATATTGCCAGCTATCAGTGCCGTCCTGGCGAAACGATTACCGTCCGCGATCGCGACCAATCCAAACGGATCGTGCAACAAAACCTGGAATTTCCTGGCTTGGCGAATACACCCAGCCATCTAGAGTTTGACAAAACTAAGCTTAGTGGCAAGGTGAACGGCGTTGTTGAGCGCGAATGGGTAGCGTTACAAGTCAACGAACTGTTGGTGGTTGAATTCTACTCGCGCCAAGCGTAAGAAAAGGCAAAAGCATTCCCAGGCCGCAGCCCTGGGAACGAGGGCAAAAGGCAGAAAAGGATTTACTTTTGCCTTTTTACTTTTGCCTTTTTACTTATTTACCCGCCGATTTGCGACATGGTGCGGGTATAAATGCCAGTCGTGCCGGAATTACGTTGCTTGTAGTTAATTTCTGGCTTAATTTGCAGCAAATCCTGCACTTGCGTTCTTAGTTCCGCTGGATCTACACCGCTACGGAGAGCAGTTTTTAGGTCTATTTGACCAGTTTCGTTGAGCAGACAGGGGCGGAGCCAGCCATCTGCTGAGAGGCGCATCCTGTTACAGCGATCGCAAAAACATTCCGACATCTGGCTGATAAATCCCAGCGTGCCTTTGGCTCCGGGAATCTTAAATACATCGGCAGGGCCATTACCACGTATAGCTGATTCTGTCAAGCCCCAGCGATCGCTGATGCGTTGTCTCAACTCGGCAGAAGAAAGCCAACCGCGATCGCCAAACAAATCGCCATTGCCAATTGGCATAAATTCAATAAACCGCACGTGCCATTGGCGGTCAATGGTCAAAGCAGCTAAATCTAATATTTCATGGTCGTTGACACCGGGAATT includes the following:
- the rpsD gene encoding 30S ribosomal protein S4, whose protein sequence is MSRYRGPRLRIVRRLGDLPGLSRKSPRRAYPPGQHGQARKKRSEYAIRLEEKQKLRFNYGLSEKQLLRYVRRARRATGSTGQVLLQLLEMRLDNTVFRMGMAPTIPGARQLVNHGHITVNGRVVNIASYQCRPGETITVRDRDQSKRIVQQNLEFPGLANTPSHLEFDKTKLSGKVNGVVEREWVALQVNELLVVEFYSRQA
- the moaA gene encoding GTP 3',8-cyclase MoaA — protein: MNQVDYLRISLIDRCNFRCQYCMPEGAELDYLLRQQLLTDEELLTLLNEVFIPVGFTRFRLTGGEPLLRPRLVELVRAIASLPQTQDLSMTTNGFLLAPMAQNLYDAGLRRINISLDSLDSEIFDNISGNRGRSRWQQVWDGILAAHRVGFDPLKLNVVVIPGVNDHEILDLAALTIDRQWHVRFIEFMPIGNGDLFGDRGWLSSAELRQRISDRWGLTESAIRGNGPADVFKIPGAKGTLGFISQMSECFCDRCNRMRLSADGWLRPCLLNETGQIDLKTALRSGVDPAELRTQVQDLLQIKPEINYKQRNSGTTGIYTRTMSQIGG